Below is a genomic region from uncultured Sunxiuqinia sp..
TATTACAACTTCCCATTTAACTTTAGAAAATAGACTTTGGAACACGTTGTTCTGAATTTTAGGTTTTATTTTCATGTTAATCATTTTGTGAATGATATTATTCGAAGACTGTGCGATAGTCAAGGGGAAACAGGTATTAGCAATGCTTTATTCATAAAAAACATCAATATAGTATTTCAACGCGATTAGTGTCGTCACAGCCAATTGATTTACGACCTCACCTTTTTATTTTTTAGGGAAAAACAGTCGAACCATGGCACCTCCATCAACACTATTCAGAATCTCAATCTTTCCATTGTGTGCTTTCATAATCAAATTTACCAAAGCCAAACTCAAGCCTTTTTGCTCATCAATATATTCGCGTCCAAACGTAAAAAACTTAAAATGGTCAACTAAAATTCTTTCACTAAACCCTTTCCCTTTATCTTCGACTTCACAAACAACTTTATTCGCTATTTCATAACTTGAAATGCGAATGGCTCCATTTTCAGGCGAATAGCGCAAAGCGTTATCCAAAATACACTCAACACATTTTGCTGCCAAAAATTGATCAGCCCACAATGTGTCAACCTTAAAATCTATATCAAATGAAATATTCTTTTGCTGGATTGATTCTTGCAGAGCAGCTATTTGAACGTCAAACAAGCCTGAAATATGACAGTCTTTAAACCGTAAGGTCTTGCGATTTGTACGAAGTTCTGTAATTAAGAGACTTAAATCAGCGAACTTCTCTAAGCGCTTCGCCGATAGATCCAAAAAATGAATCATCTCGTAAACTTCATCATTCTTCAACTCTTCTTTTAAAATATTGATAAAACCAATAACTCCGTTTAAAGGAGTATTAATTTCATGACTAATAATTCTTAAAAAGTCATCTTTTGCCTCGTCCAACAGTTGAAGTTCCTGATTAACCTTTTTTAGTTTTTCATTGGATTTCTTCAGGGCCATGGTTCTCTCCATCACCTTTTCTTCCAGCCTAAGATTACTCTCTCTTAACTCTTCTTTCCTTCTCTTAAGTTCGATATGTGTTTCTACACGAGCTAATAATTCCCGACTATTAAACGGTTTCTCAACATAGTCTTGCGCTCCCGAATCAAACCCTTCTACCACATTATCAATTTCACTCAAAGCTGTCAGGAATATAATGGGAATCTCATTCAGCTTTGGATTTCTTCTTATTTGAATACAGGTTTCATACCCACTCATCTTCGGCATATTTACATCGAGTAAGACCAGATCATAGTCATTCGACGCCTTCAACAAATCCAGAGCCTGCTGCCCGTCAAAAGCAAAACCGACCTGATAATTTGCTTTTCGAAGGATTGAACCAATCACTTTAATATTTTGGTGATTATCATCGACAGCTAGAATTTTAGATTGTTTTTGTTCCATCGCGGTCTCTATTTTTCTGTTATTAATCGTTTCAAGTTTGCAACTAGCTCAGGAAAGCTTTTTAACTTTTTCATCAATCTATCAATTTCAAAATTATCAGAAAACATACAGATTTCTTCTCCAAAATCGACTAAAAAATTAGCAGAATTAGCAAGTCCTACGATTACTAAATCCCGACCAAAGCTCTCCATTTCATCAATCACCTGCTTTTCCAGCACTTTCTTATATTTAGGAATAAATTTAGCTTCTAACAATTCGACAAGCGTTGGCAGTTGACTTTGTTGTTTTTCTGAAAGATCATTTTTCAGATCTAAAAAATGATCCCTTTTAATCTCGGGTTCAATAACTTCATATTTCAAATATTTTTTTAATGTTTCGGTCAACTCATGCAAGTCAATCGGCTTAAGCAAAAATCCATTAAAAACACTCAATTGCAACTGCTCTTGAACTACAATTTTTGATGAAGCAGATACAGCAATGACTGGAATATGTCTGGTCGTATCATTGTTTTTAATGATTGAAGTAGCCTCAATCCCATTCATTTCGGGCATGCGTAAATCCATTAAAATCAAATCAGGAATATGTTTCAATGCAAATTCAACAGCCTGTTTTCCATTAGCCGCTTCAGTTATTTGCAGTTTTGAGAAAGCGAAAAAATCATGCAAAAGATTACGGTTTTCTTTGTTATCATCAGCAATCAGAATATGTACGTTTTTAAATCTCAAAGCTTTCGGGTCAAAACTTGGTATCTCCACGTGCTCATTTGTATCTTTCTCAATTTTAATTTCGGTTAGAACGGTTTTAAAAATACTACCTTCTCCCACACGACTTTCTACTGTGATCGAGCCTCCCATGGTTTCAACCAACCGCCGCGTGATTGACAATCCCAGACCAGTTCCTCCATATTGTGTTTCCAACTGTCCTTCCTGCTGGGTAAAAGGTTCAAAAATACGCTCTAACTGATCTTCCGGAATACCAATTCCGGAATCTTCCACCGTCATCTCTAAATCGACTTCCCCTTTTTCCCGTTGTATAACATTCACCGATAGAATTACATGCCCTTTTGGGGTAAATTTTATAGCATTGCCAAGTAAATTAAATAGGATTTGTCTTATCCGGGTTTCGTCCATTCGCAAAACAGCTGGTATCTTATTTTCAATTTCGATAAAAAAAGAAATATCCTTTTCTTGCGCCCGCTGTTTAAACATGACATCCAATTCTTCGATCAACTTCCCGAAACGCACCGGTTCTGGTTGAAGTTCCATCTTCCCAGCTTCAATTTTTGAAAGATCAAGGATATCATTGATTATACGCAACAGGTTACGACCGCTGCTACGGATCGAATCAACCTGTGATTTTACTTTCCCTCCTTCAAAAGAGGAATACAACATGTCAGAGAATCCAATAATTGAATTCAGAGGTGTCCGAATCTCATGCGACATGTTTGCCAAAAAGATACTTTTTGTTTTATTTGCTTCTTCGGCAGCCTGCCGGGCAATACGCTCCGACTCGACTTGTTTCTTTTCCGAAACATCTTCGACCGTTCCATCATAAAAGTGTTCCCCCGTATTTTTATCGATGATTAATCTTGCACTTTCCCTTACATAAATGCGTGTCCCGTCCTTCCTGACCCAAACAGCTTCAATATCCGTTACCTTTCCATCTTCTTCTATCTTTTTCACAAACTCTGCCCTCGAAAGATCGCCTTCATAACCTTCAAATTCGAGATTGCGTTCTTCTAATTCCTCAAACGTTTCAAAGCCCAATAACTTTATCAAAGCAGGGTTAGCCAAAACAATTTGTCCATCTTTAGCTGTCCTATATATTCCGAAAGTAGAGTTTTCATATAATTCGCGAAACCGTTCTTCACTTAAATGCAAAGCCTCCTCTGCCAGTTTGCGCTCGGTAATGTTTCTTACCACAGCGACAACTACCTTGTTCTCTTCTGCCAACTTCGCCGTTTGAAAAATAATTTCCACCTGAATTTTTTGTCCATTCTTGTGTCGATGAACTGTTTCGATGGTTATCGAACTTCGCTCTCCGGCAACCAATGGATTTAACAACTCACGAAAACTCTCTCTGGAGTATTCTATTTTGAAATCAAGCGGAGTCATTTGAAGCAATTCTTCCTCAGTATAACCAATCTGCTGTGTTGCTCCAAAATTGACGTAAATATGTTGAAGCGAAGTGTATTCAAACATGAAAATCCCATCAGTAGTCACATTAAGCGCAGCTAAAATACGTCTTCTTTCGACATCGGCTCTTTGTCGTTCGGATACATCCCGAATAATTGCGACTACTAATTGTTCGCCATCTGACACCATTTTGCTCAGTGCTATTTCAACCGGAATTTGCTCATTATTAAGATTAAAGGCATACAAATCCAAAGTCATCCCATTGATACACTTCTCTTGATTCATTCTCACCCTTTCATCCATTTTTTCATTTAATGTTGAAATGAAATTAGGGATGAAACGTTCAATCGATTTACCAATCATTTGATTGGTGTCAGAACCAAACAATTGCTCCGATCGATTATTTGCCATAATAATATTCTTGTTTCTTTCAAGCATCACAATGCTATCAGGCGAAGAGCTAAATAATCCTTCGAAGCGATCTTCTGCCTGTTTCCGTTTTGAGATATCCGTTAAATATCCAAGCATACGCACCAGCGAGTTGTTTTCGTCGAACTGCGCCTGCCCAGATGCTGCAACCCAGATATATTCACCATTCTTTTTCTTCATCTGAAACTCAATCTGGAAAGTCTCATTCGTCAAAAGGTGCTTTCGAATGTCGCGTTTCACCTGCGCTAAATGGGCTGGATTTATTCGTTGAAATATTTTTGTCAAATCCAGCTCTAACTCCTCACTTTCAAACCCCAGTATTTCATAAAATTTAGCAGAAACAAAAGATTTTCCTGTTAGTCTATTCCATTCCCAGATTCCCATTCCGGTTCCGGACACAGCCAGTCGAAAACGCTCTTCACTTTCAATTAAAGCTTGCTGAGTAACCTTCCACTCACTAATATCTTCAATTTGAGAAATAAAATAAAGTGGTTTCTTTTCTTTGGAACGAACAAGTGAAACGCTCAGCAAAACCCAAACGATTCGGCCTGTTTTATGAAAGTATCGCTTTTCAATTCT
It encodes:
- a CDS encoding hybrid sensor histidine kinase/response regulator, with amino-acid sequence MEQKQSKILAVDDNHQNIKVIGSILRKANYQVGFAFDGQQALDLLKASNDYDLVLLDVNMPKMSGYETCIQIRRNPKLNEIPIIFLTALSEIDNVVEGFDSGAQDYVEKPFNSRELLARVETHIELKRRKEELRESNLRLEEKVMERTMALKKSNEKLKKVNQELQLLDEAKDDFLRIISHEINTPLNGVIGFINILKEELKNDEVYEMIHFLDLSAKRLEKFADLSLLITELRTNRKTLRFKDCHISGLFDVQIAALQESIQQKNISFDIDFKVDTLWADQFLAAKCVECILDNALRYSPENGAIRISSYEIANKVVCEVEDKGKGFSERILVDHFKFFTFGREYIDEQKGLSLALVNLIMKAHNGKIEILNSVDGGAMVRLFFPKK
- a CDS encoding PAS domain S-box protein; this translates as MKFVSVAGMEKNYENIPIPYVVIDYEGTIAEVNSNCLKLLSYSYNEFVGQLITKFVAISDLNKLKQWIERGVNSGAFSGIDIQFTSKSGQLLFLRANGVVNHDGRQINCTFVDFTEQKQVNDELKSTELKFRGLLESTPDAMVVVDSKGEIIHANNQTVRYFGYTVDELLGQNIEILIPTRFHRQHVGLRNGYVKNPHPRQMGAAIELLGRRKNQTEFPVEISLNYQNIGEEIYILTGIRDITESKKAEERLRESRERFSSAFEYAAIGMALVSTEGKWLKVNQSVCNIVGYPKDELMNMTFQDITHPEDLDIDLEYLHKMLDSEIQTYRIEKRYFHKTGRIVWVLLSVSLVRSKEKKPLYFISQIEDISEWKVTQQALIESEERFRLAVSGTGMGIWEWNRLTGKSFVSAKFYEILGFESEELELDLTKIFQRINPAHLAQVKRDIRKHLLTNETFQIEFQMKKKNGEYIWVAASGQAQFDENNSLVRMLGYLTDISKRKQAEDRFEGLFSSSPDSIVMLERNKNIIMANNRSEQLFGSDTNQMIGKSIERFIPNFISTLNEKMDERVRMNQEKCINGMTLDLYAFNLNNEQIPVEIALSKMVSDGEQLVVAIIRDVSERQRADVERRRILAALNVTTDGIFMFEYTSLQHIYVNFGATQQIGYTEEELLQMTPLDFKIEYSRESFRELLNPLVAGERSSITIETVHRHKNGQKIQVEIIFQTAKLAEENKVVVAVVRNITERKLAEEALHLSEERFRELYENSTFGIYRTAKDGQIVLANPALIKLLGFETFEELEERNLEFEGYEGDLSRAEFVKKIEEDGKVTDIEAVWVRKDGTRIYVRESARLIIDKNTGEHFYDGTVEDVSEKKQVESERIARQAAEEANKTKSIFLANMSHEIRTPLNSIIGFSDMLYSSFEGGKVKSQVDSIRSSGRNLLRIINDILDLSKIEAGKMELQPEPVRFGKLIEELDVMFKQRAQEKDISFFIEIENKIPAVLRMDETRIRQILFNLLGNAIKFTPKGHVILSVNVIQREKGEVDLEMTVEDSGIGIPEDQLERIFEPFTQQEGQLETQYGGTGLGLSITRRLVETMGGSITVESRVGEGSIFKTVLTEIKIEKDTNEHVEIPSFDPKALRFKNVHILIADDNKENRNLLHDFFAFSKLQITEAANGKQAVEFALKHIPDLILMDLRMPEMNGIEATSIIKNNDTTRHIPVIAVSASSKIVVQEQLQLSVFNGFLLKPIDLHELTETLKKYLKYEVIEPEIKRDHFLDLKNDLSEKQQSQLPTLVELLEAKFIPKYKKVLEKQVIDEMESFGRDLVIVGLANSANFLVDFGEEICMFSDNFEIDRLMKKLKSFPELVANLKRLITEK